Proteins co-encoded in one Armatimonadota bacterium genomic window:
- a CDS encoding UvrD-helicase domain-containing protein: MDLLADLNPEQRRAVTHPGGPLLVLAGAGSGKTRVLTYRIAYLIRARDVPPARILAVTFTNKAAAEMRQRLELLLGGAVARPMWIGTFHAICSRILRQDGAAIGIPPTFTIYDEEEQRRVLRQAMEALGLDERRYPPQVLHAIIGRAKDDALDPDRFAARARTYLEEAAARAWRAYEARLREEGALDFDDLLCEVLRLFETHPDVLARYQERFLHVLVDEYQDTNHAQYLLVRALAGRWRNVTVVGDDDQCLPLGTLIDGPNGPQAIETLTPGTPVWAACGSGRLAAQAVAAVRRQPYTGPVVTVRTRGGHSLTATPNHLVFARVVPQPDMHYVYLMHRRGVGFRVGRSRGVRSRSAGVVGNGPGLRLNGMVADRLWILATARDDAEAACLEQLYAFTYGIPTTVFHVRGRRMRLQQAHVDRIFREIATEARAHRLLADLAMCPEYPHLRAGAVVRGQTARRLVYFTMFGDGRRYRHRAWSDHRIQLVTSGEALRARVARAYPTRESRAAVWRVETARRDYDAGWQMARRLAALVEGEPVVRARVAAVRQDATARSTSPVHLVMPLGHVHPGMRLCVVRDGRVVEDEVVERGIAHYTGLVFDLEVPDLRSYVAGGVLVHNSIYRWRGADVRNILEFEHDYPDATVVTLTQNYRSTKTILAAAHGVIQHNPHRHPKDLWTANEDGVPVTVYEAADGADEAQFIVDEVRAHLAAGGRLRDVAVLYRTNAQSRLLEEACLRAGLPYQVVGGVRFYERREVKDLLAYLRLVVNPNDLSSLRRALATPRRGVGETSLQRFVAYAQAAGCTVLEAAERPEALAEVPRPAARALEAFARLIAELRDLAARLPASQVIARAIALTGYQAMLEAEGTDEAFSRLENLRELVTVAQEVEQATGEIDLAAFLQHLALVADVDTYRDDLDRLTLMTLHSAKGLEFPVVFIAGLEEGLCPHARAMEEEGGLDEERRLCYVGFTRAKRRLVLTHARTRTVFGATHLAIPSRFLDEVPAALVVAAPPRERWGGGPGEPAAVPAAGPRAATAIPAVGARVRHAKFGEGQVLEVEGEGAGAIVTVRFAGAVKRLALAYAPLEPVD; the protein is encoded by the coding sequence ATGGACCTGCTGGCCGACCTGAACCCCGAACAACGGCGGGCGGTTACCCACCCCGGGGGGCCGCTGCTCGTGCTCGCCGGTGCCGGGTCGGGGAAGACCCGCGTGCTGACCTACCGCATCGCGTACCTGATCCGCGCCCGGGACGTGCCACCGGCGCGAATCCTGGCCGTCACCTTCACCAACAAGGCGGCGGCCGAGATGCGCCAGCGCCTGGAGCTGCTGCTGGGCGGCGCGGTCGCGCGGCCGATGTGGATCGGCACCTTCCACGCCATCTGCAGCCGCATCCTGCGCCAGGACGGCGCGGCGATCGGCATTCCCCCGACGTTTACGATCTACGACGAGGAGGAGCAGCGCCGGGTGCTGCGGCAGGCCATGGAGGCGCTCGGACTGGACGAGCGCCGCTACCCGCCGCAGGTGCTCCACGCCATCATCGGCCGGGCCAAGGACGACGCGCTGGACCCCGACCGCTTCGCCGCCCGCGCGCGGACCTACCTGGAGGAGGCGGCCGCGCGGGCCTGGCGGGCGTACGAAGCGCGGCTGCGCGAGGAGGGGGCCCTGGACTTCGACGACCTGCTGTGCGAGGTCCTGCGGCTGTTCGAGACGCACCCCGACGTCCTGGCCCGCTACCAGGAGCGCTTCCTCCACGTGCTGGTCGACGAGTACCAGGACACCAACCACGCTCAGTACCTGCTGGTGCGCGCGCTGGCCGGCCGCTGGCGCAACGTCACGGTGGTGGGCGATGACGACCAGTGTCTGCCACTCGGGACGCTGATCGACGGCCCCAATGGACCGCAGGCCATCGAGACGCTCACGCCGGGGACGCCCGTATGGGCGGCGTGCGGCAGCGGTCGGCTGGCGGCGCAGGCCGTGGCAGCGGTACGCCGGCAGCCCTACACCGGCCCGGTCGTCACGGTGCGGACCCGTGGCGGCCACAGCCTCACCGCGACCCCGAACCACCTGGTCTTCGCGCGTGTCGTGCCACAACCCGACATGCACTATGTCTACCTGATGCACCGACGGGGCGTGGGATTCCGGGTCGGGCGCAGCAGGGGTGTGCGCAGCCGGTCGGCCGGGGTGGTGGGCAACGGGCCAGGCCTGCGGCTGAACGGCATGGTGGCCGACCGGCTGTGGATTCTGGCCACCGCGCGCGACGACGCCGAGGCTGCCTGTCTGGAGCAACTGTACGCGTTCACCTACGGGATCCCGACCACGGTGTTCCACGTCCGTGGGCGGCGCATGCGTCTCCAGCAGGCGCACGTGGACCGGATCTTCCGCGAGATCGCGACCGAAGCGCGTGCGCATCGGCTGCTGGCCGACCTGGCCATGTGCCCCGAGTATCCGCACCTGCGCGCCGGCGCGGTGGTCCGCGGGCAGACAGCCCGCCGGCTGGTCTACTTCACCATGTTCGGCGATGGCCGTCGCTACCGTCATCGGGCGTGGTCCGATCACCGGATTCAGCTGGTCACGAGCGGCGAGGCGCTGCGCGCTCGGGTGGCCCGCGCCTACCCGACGCGGGAGAGCCGCGCCGCGGTCTGGCGCGTAGAAACGGCGCGCCGCGACTACGATGCCGGCTGGCAGATGGCGCGCCGTCTGGCCGCGCTGGTGGAGGGGGAGCCTGTGGTGCGCGCCCGCGTGGCCGCGGTGCGTCAGGATGCCACAGCCCGGTCGACGTCGCCGGTGCATCTGGTCATGCCGCTGGGGCACGTGCATCCTGGCATGCGGCTGTGCGTGGTGCGCGACGGACGGGTGGTCGAAGACGAGGTGGTCGAGCGCGGCATCGCGCACTACACGGGTCTGGTGTTCGACCTGGAGGTCCCGGACCTGCGCAGCTACGTCGCCGGCGGCGTCCTGGTCCACAACTCGATTTACCGGTGGCGCGGCGCCGACGTGCGCAACATCCTGGAGTTCGAGCACGACTACCCCGACGCCACCGTGGTCACCCTCACCCAGAACTACCGCTCCACCAAGACGATCCTGGCCGCCGCCCACGGCGTGATCCAGCACAACCCGCACCGCCACCCCAAGGACCTCTGGACCGCCAACGAGGACGGCGTGCCGGTGACGGTCTACGAGGCCGCCGACGGGGCCGACGAGGCGCAGTTCATCGTCGACGAGGTCCGGGCGCACCTCGCGGCCGGGGGCCGGCTGCGCGACGTGGCGGTGCTCTACCGCACCAACGCCCAGTCGCGGCTGCTGGAGGAGGCGTGCCTGCGGGCTGGCCTCCCCTACCAGGTCGTGGGCGGCGTGCGGTTCTACGAGCGCCGGGAGGTCAAGGACCTGCTGGCGTACCTGCGCCTGGTCGTCAACCCCAACGACCTGTCGAGCCTGCGGCGGGCCCTGGCCACGCCCAGGCGCGGGGTCGGGGAGACGTCGCTGCAGCGTTTCGTCGCCTACGCGCAGGCCGCCGGGTGCACGGTGCTGGAAGCGGCGGAGCGGCCCGAGGCGCTGGCGGAGGTCCCCCGGCCAGCCGCCCGGGCGCTGGAGGCCTTCGCCCGGCTGATCGCCGAGCTCCGTGACCTGGCGGCCCGGCTGCCGGCCAGCCAGGTGATCGCCCGGGCGATCGCGCTCACCGGCTATCAGGCGATGCTGGAAGCCGAAGGCACCGACGAGGCGTTCTCACGGCTGGAGAACCTGCGCGAGCTGGTCACCGTGGCGCAGGAGGTGGAGCAGGCCACGGGCGAGATCGACCTGGCCGCGTTCCTCCAGCACCTGGCGTTGGTGGCCGACGTGGACACCTACCGCGACGACCTCGACCGGCTGACGCTGATGACCCTGCACAGCGCCAAGGGCTTGGAGTTCCCCGTGGTCTTCATCGCCGGCCTGGAGGAAGGCCTCTGTCCGCACGCCCGGGCGATGGAGGAGGAGGGGGGCCTGGACGAAGAACGGCGCCTGTGCTACGTGGGGTTCACGCGGGCCAAGCGTCGGCTCGTCCTCACCCACGCCCGCACCCGCACGGTCTTCGGCGCCACGCACCTGGCCATCCCGTCGCGCTTCCTCGACGAGGTTCCCGCGGCGCTGGTGGTGGCGGCGCCTCCCCGGGAGCGGTGGGGTGGAGGGCCCGGGGAGCCCGCGGCCGTGCCGGCGGCAGGGCCCCGCGCCGCGACGGCCATCCCTGCGGTCGGCGCGCGTGTGCGGCACGCGAAGTTCGGCGAGGGGCAGGTGCTCGAGGTGGAAGGCGAGGGCGCGGGCGCGATCGTCACCGTCCGCTTCGCCGGCGCCGTGAAGCGGCTGGCCCTGGCCTACGCGCCGCTCGAGCCCGTCGACTGA
- the guaA gene encoding glutamine-hydrolyzing GMP synthase: MPASAAQERPVIVLDFGAQYAQLIARRIREARVYSLILPYDTPIAQLLAYRPQGIVLSGGPASVYAPGAPRVDPALFGAGIPILGICYGMQLMAHLLGGRTAAADQREYGRTRLFVDDGTDLFVGLEPRLICWMSHGDSVVALPPGFVVLAHTDRSPIAAMADRARRLYGLQFHPEVSHTPWGVEVLRNFLYGVCRCEPTWTMASFVERAVSAVRAQVGDGRALCALSGGVDSATAAALVHRAIGDQLTCVFVDHGLLRKGEAEQVLATFRDTFQIPLVHVDARDRFLTRLRGVVDPEEKRRIIGEEFVRVFEEQAARLGRIDFLVQGTLYPDVIESGTRTAARIKTHHNVGGLPERMAFRLVEPFRDLFKDEVREVARQLGLPDRMVMRHPFPGPGLAIRVLGEVTAEKLALVREADAIILDELREAGLTGQLWQAFGVLLPVHTVGVMGDARTYGQVVVVRAVTSEDGMTADWARLPDEVLEAIASRITREVPGITRVVYDLTSKPPATIEWE; this comes from the coding sequence TTGCCGGCGTCGGCGGCCCAGGAGCGGCCGGTCATCGTCCTGGACTTCGGCGCGCAGTACGCGCAGCTCATCGCGCGCCGCATCCGCGAAGCCCGCGTCTACAGCCTGATCCTGCCCTACGACACGCCGATCGCCCAGCTGCTGGCCTACCGGCCGCAGGGCATCGTGCTCTCCGGCGGGCCGGCCAGCGTCTACGCGCCCGGCGCGCCGCGGGTGGACCCGGCGCTCTTCGGCGCCGGCATCCCGATCCTGGGCATCTGCTACGGCATGCAGCTGATGGCTCACCTGCTCGGGGGGCGCACCGCGGCGGCCGACCAGCGCGAGTACGGCCGGACGCGCCTGTTCGTGGACGACGGGACCGATCTCTTCGTGGGACTGGAACCGCGTCTGATCTGCTGGATGAGCCATGGCGACTCGGTCGTGGCCCTGCCGCCGGGGTTCGTGGTGCTGGCCCACACCGACCGCAGCCCCATCGCGGCCATGGCGGATCGCGCCCGGCGCCTCTACGGCCTGCAGTTCCACCCTGAGGTGTCCCACACGCCCTGGGGCGTCGAGGTGCTGCGCAACTTCCTCTACGGGGTCTGCCGGTGCGAGCCCACCTGGACCATGGCGTCGTTCGTGGAGCGGGCGGTGAGCGCCGTCCGCGCGCAGGTGGGCGACGGTCGCGCGCTGTGCGCCCTGTCGGGCGGCGTGGACTCGGCGACCGCTGCAGCGCTGGTGCATCGCGCCATCGGGGACCAGCTCACCTGCGTCTTCGTGGACCACGGCCTGCTGCGCAAGGGCGAGGCCGAGCAGGTCCTGGCCACGTTCCGCGACACCTTCCAGATCCCGCTGGTCCACGTGGACGCCCGCGACCGGTTCCTGACACGCCTGCGGGGCGTGGTGGACCCCGAGGAGAAGCGCCGCATCATCGGGGAAGAGTTCGTGCGGGTGTTCGAGGAGCAGGCCGCACGCCTGGGACGGATCGACTTCCTCGTGCAGGGCACGCTCTACCCCGACGTGATCGAGAGCGGCACGCGCACCGCAGCGCGCATCAAGACCCACCACAACGTGGGCGGGTTGCCCGAGCGCATGGCCTTCCGGCTCGTGGAGCCGTTCCGCGACCTCTTCAAGGACGAGGTGCGCGAGGTGGCCCGGCAGCTGGGGCTGCCCGACCGGATGGTCATGCGGCATCCCTTCCCCGGCCCCGGGCTCGCCATCCGCGTCCTGGGCGAGGTGACGGCCGAGAAGCTGGCGCTGGTGCGCGAGGCCGACGCCATCATCCTCGACGAGCTGCGCGAGGCCGGCCTGACCGGACAGCTGTGGCAGGCCTTCGGCGTGCTGCTGCCGGTGCACACGGTCGGCGTGATGGGCGACGCGCGCACCTACGGGCAGGTGGTGGTGGTGCGCGCGGTCACCAGCGAGGACGGCATGACCGCCGACTGGGCGCGATTACCCGACGAGGTCCTGGAGGCCATCGCCAGCCGCATCACCCGCGAGGTGCCGGGCATCACCCGGGTCGTCTACGACCTCACCAGCAAGCCGCCGGCGACGATCGAGTGGGAGTGA
- a CDS encoding GuaB3 family IMP dehydrogenase-related protein: protein MATRIDAPAASVADPAGGGEWLGRGRMVRRTYSLEDVALVPAASTLDPEDVDTSWQLGPHVFRLPFLAAAMDSVVDVGMAEAMWRLGGLAVLNLEGLQTRYADPAEPLAAVAAAASDEVVALLQRLYQAPIRDELVVARVRAIKATGAVCAVSVTPAAAARLAPIAQQAGADLVLVQSTVITEAHRSTRGRALSLRRLADALGVPVLAGNCVSYEAALGLMEAGAAAVFVGVGPGAACTSRRVLGIGVPQATAICDVAAARDAYLARTGRYVPVVADGGIATGGDVVKAIACGADAVMLGSALARAAEAPGRGFHWGMATPHAALPRGTRIRVGTTGTLRQILLGPAATDDGSHNLAEALRTAMGMCGAATIREMHRVELVLAPQLGVEGKAAQFNQQVGQGRAR from the coding sequence ATGGCGACGCGCATCGACGCACCGGCAGCGAGCGTGGCGGATCCCGCCGGCGGGGGCGAGTGGCTGGGCCGGGGCCGCATGGTCCGGCGGACCTACAGCCTGGAGGACGTGGCGCTGGTCCCCGCGGCGTCGACCCTCGACCCCGAGGATGTCGACACCTCCTGGCAGCTCGGACCGCATGTCTTCCGCCTGCCGTTCCTCGCCGCGGCGATGGACAGCGTGGTCGACGTCGGGATGGCCGAGGCGATGTGGCGGCTGGGCGGTCTCGCGGTGCTGAACCTGGAAGGGCTGCAGACCCGCTATGCGGATCCCGCCGAGCCGCTGGCTGCCGTGGCCGCGGCAGCGTCGGACGAGGTCGTCGCGCTGCTGCAGCGCCTGTACCAGGCACCGATCCGCGACGAGCTGGTGGTTGCGCGCGTGCGCGCCATCAAGGCGACCGGCGCGGTCTGCGCGGTGTCCGTGACGCCCGCGGCGGCCGCGCGCCTCGCGCCGATCGCGCAGCAGGCGGGGGCCGACCTCGTCCTGGTCCAGTCCACCGTGATCACCGAGGCCCACCGGTCCACGCGGGGACGGGCGCTCTCGCTGCGCCGGCTGGCTGACGCGCTCGGCGTGCCGGTGCTGGCGGGCAACTGCGTGTCGTACGAGGCGGCCCTGGGCCTCATGGAAGCGGGCGCGGCGGCCGTCTTCGTGGGCGTCGGGCCGGGCGCGGCCTGCACCAGCCGGCGCGTGCTCGGCATCGGGGTGCCGCAGGCCACGGCGATCTGCGACGTCGCCGCGGCGCGCGACGCCTACCTGGCCAGGACCGGCCGCTACGTGCCCGTGGTGGCCGACGGCGGCATCGCCACCGGGGGCGACGTGGTCAAGGCCATCGCCTGCGGCGCCGACGCGGTCATGCTGGGCTCGGCGCTGGCGCGCGCCGCGGAGGCGCCCGGCCGCGGCTTCCACTGGGGCATGGCGACCCCGCACGCAGCGCTGCCGCGCGGCACGCGCATCCGGGTAGGCACCACGGGGACCCTGCGGCAGATCCTGCTGGGCCCGGCGGCCACCGACGACGGGTCGCACAACCTGGCCGAGGCCCTGCGGACCGCCATGGGCATGTGTGGGGCGGCCACGATCCGCGAGATGCACCGCGTGGAGCTGGTGCTGGCGCCGCAGCTGGGGGTCGAGGGCAAGGCGGCGCAGTTCAACCAGCAGGTCGGGCAGGGACGCGCGCGGTGA
- the hpt gene encoding hypoxanthine phosphoribosyltransferase: protein MADDVEEVLIPEEVLLDRIRELGRQISAEYDTKEPLLVGILTGAFVFLADLLRAITIPCQVDFMATASYGAGTESSGIVRILKDLDQSIEGRHVLIVDDIIDTGLTMDYLLETLKARYPASLRVCALLDKKPRRRREVPIDFAGFVIPDRFVVGYGLDFAGRYRNLRYIGVLKPELYGSPTA, encoded by the coding sequence CTGGCAGACGACGTGGAAGAAGTGCTGATCCCGGAGGAGGTCCTCCTGGACCGAATCCGGGAGCTCGGGCGGCAGATCTCGGCCGAGTACGACACCAAAGAGCCCCTGTTGGTCGGCATCCTGACGGGGGCCTTCGTGTTCCTGGCGGATCTCCTGCGTGCGATCACCATCCCCTGCCAGGTCGACTTCATGGCGACGGCCTCCTACGGCGCCGGCACCGAATCGAGCGGGATCGTGCGCATCCTCAAAGACCTCGACCAGTCCATCGAGGGCCGGCACGTGCTCATCGTCGACGACATCATCGACACCGGGCTCACCATGGACTACCTCCTGGAGACCCTCAAGGCGCGCTACCCCGCGTCGCTGCGGGTCTGCGCGCTGCTGGACAAGAAGCCGCGCCGGCGGCGTGAGGTGCCCATCGACTTTGCCGGCTTCGTGATCCCCGACCGGTTCGTCGTGGGCTACGGCCTGGACTTCGCCGGCCGCTACCGCAACCTGCGCTACATCGGCGTGCTCAAGCCCGAACTGTACGGGAGTCCCACCGCGTGA
- the pyrE gene encoding orotate phosphoribosyltransferase yields MTTSSATARWLGRLRRHGAVREGHFLLTSGNHSPVYVQNALILQHPTEAAAIGRALAARVRHLAPEVAVGPALGAVIVVHEVARALGVRGLFTERVDGRMRLRRGFALRPGERVLLVEDVVTTGGSLAEVAALVRNGGGHVVGAVAIVDRSRGAVALDVPLVALVTLDLPIFPPDRCPLCQQGVPLDKPGSRVVSEAVPDGQAPGARAGISG; encoded by the coding sequence ATGACCACGAGCAGCGCGACCGCCCGATGGCTTGGGCGCCTGCGGCGGCACGGGGCCGTCCGCGAGGGACACTTCCTCCTGACGTCGGGGAACCACAGCCCCGTCTACGTCCAGAACGCCCTGATCCTCCAGCATCCCACAGAGGCTGCGGCGATCGGCCGCGCGCTGGCGGCGCGGGTGCGCCATCTCGCGCCGGAGGTCGCGGTCGGCCCTGCGCTGGGGGCGGTCATCGTCGTGCACGAGGTGGCGCGCGCCCTGGGTGTCCGCGGCCTTTTCACCGAGCGCGTGGACGGCCGCATGCGCCTGCGCCGGGGCTTCGCCCTGCGGCCCGGCGAGCGTGTGCTCCTGGTGGAAGACGTGGTGACCACCGGGGGGTCGCTGGCAGAGGTCGCTGCGCTGGTCCGCAACGGCGGCGGTCACGTGGTGGGTGCGGTGGCCATCGTGGACCGCAGCCGCGGCGCCGTGGCGCTGGATGTGCCCCTCGTCGCCCTGGTGACCCTCGACCTGCCCATCTTCCCGCCCGACCGGTGTCCGCTGTGCCAGCAAGGGGTGCCACTGGACAAACCCGGAAGCCGGGTGGTATCCGAGGCCGTGCCCGACGGGCAAGCGCCCGGGGCGCGGGCGGGTATCTCGGGATGA
- the pyrF gene encoding orotidine-5'-phosphate decarboxylase — protein MTGIMATPPPLVVALDVPSLDGAARLLDRLRPAVQWFKVGAVLFTAAGPEAVRMVHAAGGVVFLDLKFHDIPQTMEGAVAAAADLGVALLTVHCAAGPRALEAAARAARRSARLRVLGVTRLTSAPGRGGVVRAARTALAAGLHGVTAAAGEVRAVKRACGAQFLVLTPGIRPAGVDAGDQVRVATPQAAVRAGSDFLVVGRPIAAASDPLAAARAIQHEITAAWERRARRTGVDGATREDGAPPSYVAAGIEGASSG, from the coding sequence ATGACGGGGATCATGGCCACACCGCCCCCGCTGGTCGTCGCGCTCGACGTGCCCTCGCTGGACGGGGCGGCCCGGCTGCTCGACCGCCTGCGGCCGGCGGTGCAGTGGTTCAAGGTCGGCGCGGTCCTGTTCACGGCCGCCGGGCCCGAGGCGGTGCGCATGGTGCATGCGGCGGGCGGGGTGGTCTTCCTGGACCTCAAGTTTCACGACATCCCGCAGACCATGGAAGGCGCCGTCGCAGCGGCTGCGGACCTGGGCGTGGCGCTGCTCACCGTGCACTGTGCGGCCGGACCGCGCGCCCTGGAAGCGGCCGCCAGGGCCGCGCGGCGCAGCGCCCGCCTGCGGGTGCTGGGCGTGACCCGGCTGACGAGCGCGCCGGGCCGCGGGGGAGTGGTGCGCGCGGCGCGCACCGCGCTGGCCGCGGGCCTGCACGGCGTCACCGCGGCCGCCGGTGAGGTCCGCGCGGTCAAGCGCGCGTGCGGCGCGCAGTTCCTGGTACTCACACCGGGCATCCGGCCAGCCGGCGTCGACGCCGGCGACCAGGTGCGCGTGGCCACGCCGCAGGCCGCCGTGCGCGCCGGCAGCGACTTCCTGGTGGTGGGGCGGCCGATCGCGGCTGCGAGCGACCCTCTGGCCGCCGCGCGCGCGATCCAGCACGAGATCACTGCGGCATGGGAACGGCGCGCGCGCCGCACCGGCGTCGACGGCGCGACGCGCGAGGACGGGGCGCCACCGTCCTATGTCGCCGCTGGGATCGAGGGTGCGTCTTCCGGATGA
- a CDS encoding S-layer homology domain-containing protein produces the protein MKQLAVALAATLTLTLVAPAFAQPFADVPTDHWAYDAIAELAAKGLIEGYPDGAFRGDRAMTRYEMAMVVARLLARIEAIKIPPLPPDLVRQGDLAKAQAAQSAALTALDKRLTAKLATVQRLVAEFRAELAALGVRVTAVEEELAALRARLDNTRISGDMRFRYNVSESATSDGRLRFRIQFSGRGGPNTEAVVRLWTANNAGVGGSYDTRFGLHTFFGNVSFDRAYIDIRNTWGATLWRAGRQHYTLNGLGPYGTGLLYDPQNAVGFAGFQARHQTGALGPDVPYSLPGANAGIPGTSDGLRSDWALGPLNVTAALFVEKAPIATPVAGGANSATVRDNQILTVSSSQLLPGWTLAGSYYNQAINPVNPGNFGGRGWEFMASGTLFPGLSVYGNYASWNGRPNAGGPDWGSASAWRVGGNLNLAQIAGIATWSPTLDFQYHQYGPLPDACAAALIAPGGSYAAGGGCFPSHTYATTIVGQAFAWNMRGWLARLNLTITPRTVARVLYEGGTVLCADPACTTTGNYYEWWLRLEHTMSPNTTLTLNYYRANVSPAALANTPNGDYLNFYRAELLYSW, from the coding sequence ATGAAGCAGTTAGCTGTGGCACTCGCAGCGACACTGACGCTCACGCTGGTCGCACCCGCCTTCGCGCAGCCGTTCGCGGACGTGCCCACCGATCACTGGGCGTACGACGCGATCGCGGAACTGGCGGCGAAGGGCCTTATCGAGGGCTATCCCGATGGGGCGTTCCGGGGCGACCGGGCCATGACCCGTTACGAGATGGCCATGGTCGTGGCGCGCCTGCTGGCGCGCATCGAGGCCATCAAGATCCCGCCGCTGCCGCCCGACCTGGTGCGCCAGGGCGATCTCGCCAAGGCCCAGGCTGCGCAGTCGGCAGCGCTTACCGCGCTCGACAAGCGGCTGACCGCAAAGCTCGCCACGGTCCAGCGCCTGGTGGCTGAGTTCCGGGCGGAACTGGCGGCCTTGGGCGTGCGGGTGACCGCGGTCGAGGAAGAGCTGGCAGCCCTGCGGGCGCGGCTCGACAACACCCGGATCTCCGGTGACATGCGGTTCCGGTATAACGTGTCCGAGTCCGCGACGTCCGACGGCCGGCTGCGCTTCCGTATTCAGTTCAGCGGACGCGGCGGCCCGAACACCGAGGCCGTGGTCCGGCTGTGGACGGCGAACAACGCCGGCGTGGGTGGGTCCTACGACACGCGGTTCGGCCTGCACACCTTCTTCGGCAACGTGTCGTTCGACCGCGCCTACATCGACATCCGCAACACTTGGGGCGCTACCCTGTGGCGGGCTGGCCGGCAGCACTATACCCTGAACGGTCTTGGCCCGTACGGGACCGGCCTGCTCTACGACCCGCAGAACGCCGTGGGCTTCGCGGGGTTCCAGGCTCGTCACCAGACCGGGGCTCTCGGGCCTGACGTGCCCTACAGCCTCCCTGGCGCCAATGCGGGCATTCCTGGCACCAGCGATGGCCTGCGTTCGGATTGGGCGCTGGGTCCCCTGAACGTGACCGCTGCCCTCTTCGTCGAGAAGGCGCCCATCGCGACGCCAGTCGCAGGCGGGGCCAACTCCGCGACTGTGCGCGACAACCAGATCCTGACCGTCTCCAGCAGCCAGCTGCTCCCTGGTTGGACACTCGCGGGGAGCTACTACAACCAGGCCATCAACCCCGTCAACCCTGGGAACTTCGGCGGCCGGGGCTGGGAGTTCATGGCCAGCGGCACGCTGTTCCCTGGCCTGTCGGTCTACGGCAACTACGCCTCGTGGAACGGCCGGCCAAACGCTGGCGGCCCCGACTGGGGGTCGGCAAGCGCCTGGCGCGTGGGTGGCAACTTGAACCTGGCGCAGATTGCGGGGATCGCCACCTGGAGCCCAACGCTGGACTTCCAGTATCACCAGTACGGCCCCCTTCCGGATGCGTGTGCTGCAGCTCTGATTGCACCGGGTGGCAGCTACGCGGCTGGCGGCGGCTGCTTCCCGTCCCACACCTACGCGACGACCATCGTCGGGCAGGCGTTCGCCTGGAACATGCGGGGCTGGCTCGCCCGCCTGAACCTGACCATCACGCCGCGCACGGTGGCCCGGGTCCTCTACGAGGGCGGTACGGTGTTGTGCGCCGACCCCGCCTGCACTACCACCGGCAACTACTACGAGTGGTGGCTGCGGCTCGAGCACACGATGTCGCCCAACACGACGCTGACGCTGAACTACTACCGGGCCAATGTGTCGCCGGCAGCCCTCGCGAATACGCCGAACGGCGACTACCTCAACTTCTACCGGGCCGAGCTGCTGTACTCCTGGTAG
- a CDS encoding isoprenylcysteine carboxylmethyltransferase family protein, whose amino-acid sequence MTIRKIWRAVVQAVPVVLASPALVLTIQGYMFLPVGLFVAIYAPWTPFVWFPQTRWLVTHTIWMPRETRVLLFYAGLALIAVGLVVFLGSYAYFYSVRGRMGLVTSGPYAVVRHPQYLGIFLGLAGFSLVGVRPISVIAFLTALCTYLALMIHEESENERRFGADYRAYRERVPFLIPLVPRAVTRPFTPLFAMPRPAQYAGLAVLYVALVAGAVAWLRDRAFPT is encoded by the coding sequence ATGACGATCCGCAAGATCTGGCGCGCCGTGGTGCAGGCGGTCCCGGTCGTGCTCGCTTCTCCGGCGCTAGTACTCACGATCCAGGGCTACATGTTCCTGCCGGTCGGCCTGTTCGTGGCCATCTACGCGCCGTGGACGCCGTTCGTGTGGTTTCCGCAGACCCGGTGGCTCGTCACCCACACGATCTGGATGCCCCGGGAGACGCGGGTGCTGCTCTTCTACGCGGGGCTGGCGCTGATCGCGGTGGGGCTCGTGGTCTTCCTGGGGTCGTACGCCTACTTCTACAGTGTCCGGGGGCGCATGGGGCTGGTGACGTCGGGACCGTACGCCGTGGTCCGCCACCCGCAGTACCTGGGCATCTTCCTGGGGCTGGCAGGTTTCTCGCTGGTGGGGGTGCGGCCGATCTCAGTCATCGCGTTCCTGACCGCCCTGTGCACCTACCTCGCGCTGATGATCCACGAGGAGAGCGAGAACGAGCGCCGCTTCGGCGCGGACTACCGGGCCTACAGGGAGCGCGTGCCGTTCCTGATTCCCTTGGTGCCCCGGGCGGTGACCAGACCGTTCACACCCCTGTTCGCGATGCCACGGCCGGCGCAGTATGCGGGCCTAGCGGTGCTCTACGTGGCGCTGGTCGCCGGCGCGGTGGCCTGGCTGCGCGACCGGGCGTTTCCAACATAG